The Bacteroidales bacterium genomic interval GGGAAGAATTCCAAAACCTCAGCAGGTCAATGGTGTTATCATCAATAATTTTGTAAAATAAGGTAATTTGCTTTCTTATAACGCATCTTCTTATTCCTGGTAGGTCTGTATGTTGAAAGTCTACATTGCCTTGTTGGAGAATAAAGATGATTTCATAGACCTCATCAATGAAAACTTGTGCTTCTTTTTCTGACCAATTCTCCAATAAAAAATCAATGGTGTTATAGAAATCTTCTTTAGCCAGGTGGTTCCACCTTATTTCTCTCATTTGATATTCAGGTTGGGATATTTTTTCTTTGCTTCCTGAATTACTTCATCATGGGAAAGTGTTTTTTCTTTTTTGCTGTATTCCAATGCTTCCTCAATGGCTTCTTTTTCATTTGAATTCAAGGCGTATTGTCCTGATGATTTTAAAAGTGATAAAATGGGATTATAACATTTTTTTATTTCTTCATCGTTTAAATTGTCTATTTTACGAAACAATTCAAGTTTGAGATCCGACGTATTCATATTTCTTATAATTGCCAATTTATAGATTTAAACGTGCTTGATTTATATTTGTTTTTCAAAAATACTGAAAATAATATATTCCTTTATAATTTAGAAGAACAAAAAGCAGCCAAAATGGACGAACGATATAAACAATACGACTTCGAAATCACCACAGATCCTGACTTTTTAGCTAAAATACTAGAGGTTCCTCCTGAATTACGGGATCAGATGAGACAGTTAAATCGCAAAGCAGAAAAAGGGGGACTGAAGAATATTGAATATCTTAACCGTAAAATTAAACAGTACCCAAATGTAGCGCAATTGAAAAATTATTTATCAATTGCCTGGGGAAATTCTGGCAATGAAGAGAAAAGTATTGAGGTGAATGATTGGATAATGCAAGAACATCCCGGTTATATTTTTGCTTTTGTGCTTAAAGCCATCGAATACTACACCAGGGAAGAATATGAAAAGATGCCGGAAGTTTTGGGAGAAGCCATGGAAATAAAAGAAATGTATCCTGACAGGGAGATGTTTCACCTGGCCGAGGTCGTTTCATTTTATAAAACTGCCATTATGTATTTTACTGCTGTTGGTGACCTGGAGGCTGCAGAATCACGACTTGACATACTTCAGGATATTGCTCCCGATGATGAAGACACTGAAGAGGCTGCTTATTTAATACTGGAGACCGAATTGCAAATGGCTCGAGATAGATACCGGGAAGAGGCGGATACCCGTATAAAACCTGAATTTTCAGGACACGATC includes:
- a CDS encoding type II toxin-antitoxin system RelE/ParE family toxin; the protein is MREIRWNHLAKEDFYNTIDFLLENWSEKEAQVFIDEVYEIIFILQQGNVDFQHTDLPGIRRCVIRKQITLFYKIIDDNTIDLLRFWNSSHVSYFISFLRNSINQGIPYNPALFAGH